One stretch of Microcebus murinus isolate Inina chromosome 12, M.murinus_Inina_mat1.0, whole genome shotgun sequence DNA includes these proteins:
- the LOC105874334 gene encoding protein SPATA31F1-like, translating to MLSPTFFLWDTDIYTLYIYGLIFLIILFIWQMQWSDCGLQLEPKRSCCQHHQKVRQRARDAASRAWRLSQEEAETPRELLSVMKSQGWLPQEESVRQLLCADPCCNTCNAVALEVQELLAGENHQCCPNIPGPSQSSSHLEMLSMSGVSFEPNPELHSWHRGEISLASVNPKLTRLKDQKALTQSTAWSTNAVTVQHYHTDQLQVGQEFQVSDVLRCPETMVSSRLQEPGVQMNHQEIMIQSHPNFVHVNEDQYHFNTQLSLLPMNSQITNMTHPMALHVVLPAHLPFLSPAVLRFLEVHVKKWMHFQRWGLPRRVEESMRQLMPNPPLCYQSEDDQPVPVILNNTSQVSVHRFEAISHETWCSCMAGQPIQTFWVSEWPMMNPEERKYCQQIPSPMAPALSPPALKVLSGLYSLPAGQVNDSGNHLQEKYSQLFCGLPSLHSESLVATFLGSQGLSKKRNMSKPRLKGSFLFKDLPFHPLLPKTPPLSAPPSSPPSPNWVSPSDQQGTQINTPILTLAECEALEWHLLQRQLQLQWGLPAVVQRPRHAQSPMQHEPCDKAQAPETVKTSCSGKPISVLSRELLFLPDHARRLLEFHLQKQLIHHRWGLPQKIQQSIQLLLSSTDQQTLSWSSTALANMSIPQPTALEANGNSAVFSPIMGPASIPMPHLFAQVKAILQSHIDSKCGQIHQGKVPACVHSSWDYRIPGGLKVTPFPCIPESQPLELRAASDPDLHHKVMPWMPKALDQQQHALQGTVTEHCRLPRALSEGAKEKLETTLRHKYLAFLSGLPALYYVALSRAMAPAVTSKPVITEMVPEPIAVPEEPLTEIISFEEECSSLETCFQDNSGTRADVAEEFQSTVQVEGMTEETVSQESQEHPASPFTSKTHVLAKLNFHLRKKVVEIQLGIPITLRESMQQTAAIPEDTSTQNSLGRMNNQGETLLQELPIPPDTPHAPDLDCAHIKEQLAIKLKTVQQSQKQFSSKAVPQGSAYWVSKNPQPSGDVTEAQVLCVQVEASMNNISLEEPWSPEPQSPGKSRDSAKVPMLAEKIEDPVKPKAAGDHGEGDAGFSLSSIRKGRHPVEDQRPAEMLLNKTSQGSWRQSHSLHLVEPCPHSPQHHPLPKLPDLLPGVPGGKASEDALQDSQTKLNVTLEPAMIPQNAQAVVPQASQGQSLLSQLIQGKPLQGQTLQGQVLHGQEMPAYTHKWPSLPETSLRNKIKSFLYYISPKTKGKGHEESMFSTAEKVAKTRKENVEKSLAPAKSHVGRTKTEKPIGHSKPRSPRTEKPVGLAFFGDPHSPGNNLRLRSRQPVSASVLSHPHHCPRHCPRGAYATQAAMSTFFPNPHLRNTEICSRRTPRAMKESL from the exons ATGTTGAGTCCTACTTTTTTTCTGTGGGACACAGatatatataccttatatatCTATGGCTTAATCTTCCTCATTATCCTATTTATCTGGCAAATGCAATGGAGTGACTGTGGATTACAGTTGGAACCTAAAAGGAGCTGCTGCCAG cATCACCAAAAAGTCAGGCAAAGGGCTAGAGATGCAGCATCAAGAG CATGGAGACTTTCCCAAGAAGAAGCTGAGACGCCGagggagttgctctctgtcatgAAAAG CCAGGGCTGGCTACCTCAGGAAGAAAGTGTGCGTCAGCTCCTATGTGCAGATCCCTGCTGCAACACCTGCAATGCTGTGGCTCTGGAAGTTCAGGAATTGCTGGCGGGTGAGAACCACCAGTGCTGCCCCAATATACCTGGCCCGTCACAGAGTTCTTCTCATCTAGAAATGTTGTCCATGTCTGGAGTGTCTTTTGAGCCGAATCCGGAACTTCATTCTTGGCACAGGGGAGAGATTTCACTAGCATCTGTAAACCCAAAACTGACACGACTAAAGGATCAGAAAGCTTTAACCCAATCAACTGCCTGGTCAACTAATGCAGTCACAGTCCAACATTACCACACTGACCAGCTCCAGGTAGGGCAGGAATTTCAAGTGTCAGATGTGCTTAGGTGCCCAGAGACTATGGTTTCCTCAAGGCTCCAGGAGCCTGGGGTGCAAATGAATCACCAGGAGATAATGATACAGAGCCACCCCAACTTTGTCCATGTGAATGAAGACCAGTATCACTTTAATACCCAACTCTCTTTGCTGCCCATGAACTCACAGATCACTAATATGACACATCCTATGGCCTTGCATGTggtcctccctgcccacctgccatTCCTCAGTCCTGCAGTTCTGAGGTTTCTTGAGGTACATGTAAAAAAGTGGATGCATTTCCAGAGATGGGGGCTCCCCAGACGTGTAGAAGAGTCCATGAGGCAGCTTATGCCAAACCCACCGTTGTGTTACCAGTCTGAAGATGACCAACCAGTTCCTGTCATCCTAAATAATACTTCTCAGGTCTCTGTTCATAGATTTGAGGCCATTTCTCATGAGACCTGGTGTTCATGTATGGCCGGCCAGCCCATCCAGACCTTCTGGGTTTCTGAATGGCCCATGATGAACCCAGAAGAAAGAAAGTATTGTCAGCAAATCCCAAGCCCTATGGCTCCAGCCTTGTCCCCTCCAGCCCTTAAAGTCCTAAGTGGCCTCTATTCACTGCCTGCGGGACAGGTGAATGACTCAGGGAACCATCTACAAGAGAAATACAGCCAGCTATTCTGTGGCCTCCCTTCTCTGCACAGTGAGTCCCTCGTTGCCACTTTCTTGGGCTCCCAGGGCCTCTCCAAGAAGAGGAACATGTCCAAGCCCAGATTGAAAGGCTCTTTCCTCTTTAAGGACCTCCCCTTTCACCCCCTGCTTCCTAAAACTCCACCCCTGTCAGCCCCGCCCTCTTCCCCACCTTCCCCAAATTGGGTATCTCCATCTGACCAGCAAGGAACTCAGATCAATACCCCAATTTTGACTCTGGCTGAGTGTGAAGCCTTGGAGTGGCACCTGCTGCAGAGGCAGCTCCAGCTTCAGTGGGGCTTGCCAGCTGTCGTCCAGAGACCTCGGCATGCCCAGAGCCCCATGCAACATGAGCCCTGTGACAAAGCCCAGGCTCCTGAGACTGTGAAAACTTCCTGTTCAGGGAAGCCCATCTCAGTCCTCAGTAGGGAGCTACTCTTCCTTCCGGACCATGCCCGCAGGCTGCTGGAATTCCACCTCCAGAAGCAGCTGATTCACCATCGCTGGGGCCTGCCTCAGAAGATCCAGCAGTCTATCCAGTTGCTCCTTTCCTCTACTGACCAGCAGACTTTGTCCTGGAGCAGCACAGCGCTAGCCAACATGAGCATCCCCCAGCCTACAGCCCTGGAGGCCAATGGGAATAGTGCTGTGTTCTCACCCATCATGGGCCCAGCGTCCATCCCCATGCCACACTTGTTTGCCCAGGTCAAGGCAATATTGCAGAGCCACATTGACTCCAAATGTGGACAGATCCACCAGGGCAAGGTGCCTGCCTGTGTACATAGCTCCTGGGACTACAGAATTCCTGGGGGCCTGAAGGTGACTCCCTTCCCCTGCATTCCAGAAAGCCAGCCCCTGGAACTGCGGGCAGCAAGTGACCCTGACCTACATCACAAAGTTATGCCCTGGATGCCAAAGGCCCTTGATCAGCAGCAACATGCCTTACAAGGGACTGTCACTGAACACTGCAGGCTGCCCCGAGCCCTATCCGAGGGAGCCAAGGAGAAACTGGAGACAACTTTGCGGCACAAGTATCTGGCCTTCCTGTCAGGGCTGCCTGCACTCTATTATGTGGCTCTATCCAGAGCCATGGCCCCAGCTGTCACTAGCAAACCTGTCATCACAGAGATGGTACCTGAGCCTATCGCAGTCCCAGAAGAGCCTCTGACTGAGATTATTTCATTTGAAGAAGAGTGTTCAAGTCTTGAGACATGCTTTCAAGACAACAGTGGGACTCGTGCAGATGTTGCAGAAGAGTTCCAGTCCACAGTACAAGTGGAAGGAATGACGGAGGAGACAGTGTCTCAAGAAAGCCAGGAACATCCTGCTAGCCCTTTCACGTCAAAGACACATGTCTTGGCCAAATTAAATTTCCACCTCAGAAAAAAGGTTGTAGAGATACAATTAGGAATTCCCATAACATTGAGGGAGTCCATGCAACAAACTGCAGCGATTCCAGAGGACACATCCACACAGAACTCTCTCGGGAGGATGAACAACCAAGGGGAAACATTGCTCCAGGAACTGCCCATCCCGCCAGACACTCCGCATGCCCCAGATCTAGACTGTGCCCACATTAAGGAACAGCTGGCCATCAAGTTGAAGACAGTGCAGCAGAGCCAGAAGCAATTTAGTTCTAAAGCAGTGCCCCAGGGTTCTGCCTACTGGGTCTCCAAGAACCCACAACCCAGTGGGGATGTGACAGAGGCCCAGGTGCTTTGTGTTCAGGTGGAGGCCAGTATGAACAACATCAGCCTGGAGGAACCCTGGAGCCCTGAGCCCCAAAGCCCTGGCAAAAGCAGGGACTCAGCTAAAGTCCCCATGTTGGCAGAAAAGATAGAAGACCCAGTGAAACCCAAAGCAGCTGGGGACCATGGAGAAGGCGATGCAGGGTTTAGTCTCTCCTCAATCAGAAAAGGAAGACACCCTGTTGAAGACCAGAGGCCAGCAGAGATGCTTCTGAACAAGACATCCCAAGGCTCCTGGAGGCAGAGCCATAGCCTTCATCTTGTTGAGCCCTGTCCACACAGCCCCCAGCATCACCCTCTGCCTAAGCTCCCAGACTTACTTCCAGGAGTCCCTGGAGGGAAAGCATCTGAGGATGCCCTGCAAGACAGTCAAACCAAGCTAAATGTCACCCTCGAACCAGCAATGATTCCTCAGAACGCCCAGGCTGTGGTGCCCCAGGCTTCCCAGGGCCAGTCTCTCCTGAGCCAACTAATTCAGGGTAAGCCTTTGCAGGGACAAACTTTGCAAGGTCAGGTTTTGCATGGGCAGGAGATGCCAGCCTATACTCACAAGTGGCCTAGCCTTCCAGAGACTagcttgagaaataaaattaaatccttTCTATACTATATTAGCCCCAAGACGAAAGGCAAAGGGCATGAGGAATCCATGTTCTCTACAGCTGAGAAAGtggccaaaaccaggaaagaaaatgttgaaaagagCCTGGCTCCAGCCAAAAGCCATGTGGGGAGAACTAAGACAGAGAAGCCAATAGGGCACTCCAAGCCCCGATCTCCCCGCACTGAGAAGCCAGTGGGCCTGGCCTTCTTCGGTGATCCACATTCCCCAGGTAATAATCTCCGGCTTCGCTCTAGACAACCTGTCTCTGCCTCAGTCCTGAGCCACCCCCACCACTGCCCTCGGCACTGTCCTCGAGGGGCTTATGCCACCCAAGCAGCGATGTCCACCTTCTTTCCCAATCCTCACCTCAGAAACACTGAGATCTGCTCTAGGAGAACACCCAGGGCAATGAAAGAGAGCTTGTAG